Proteins from one Streptococcus mitis B6 genomic window:
- a CDS encoding formate/nitrite transporter family protein, which produces MVSSEFISKIEFACKKKESLYSQSKFKYAIRSMFAGAFLTFSTAAGAVGADLINKIAPGSGRFLFPFVFAWGLAYIVFLNAELVTSNMMFLTAGSFLKKISWRKTAEILLYCTLFNLIGALIAGWGFAHSAAYAHLTHDSFISGVVEMKLGRSNELILLEAILANIFVNIAILSFVLVKDGGAKLWLVLSAIYMFVFLTNEHIAANFASFAIVKFSVAADTIANFGVGNMLRHWGVTFIGNFIGGGLLMGLPYAFLNKNEDTYVD; this is translated from the coding sequence ATGGTTTCTTCAGAATTTATCTCAAAGATTGAATTTGCTTGCAAGAAGAAAGAAAGTCTTTATAGTCAAAGCAAATTTAAGTATGCGATTCGTTCCATGTTTGCAGGTGCATTTTTGACCTTCAGTACTGCTGCTGGTGCAGTTGGGGCTGACTTGATTAATAAAATTGCACCAGGTAGTGGACGTTTCCTCTTCCCATTTGTCTTTGCTTGGGGATTGGCCTACATTGTTTTCTTGAATGCCGAGTTGGTAACATCAAATATGATGTTCTTGACTGCTGGTAGTTTCTTGAAAAAAATCTCTTGGAGAAAAACAGCTGAGATTTTACTTTACTGTACCTTGTTTAACCTTATCGGGGCTTTGATAGCAGGTTGGGGCTTTGCCCACTCAGCAGCTTATGCACATCTGACACACGATAGTTTCATCTCAGGGGTTGTTGAGATGAAGTTAGGCCGTTCAAATGAATTAATCTTGCTTGAGGCGATTTTGGCAAATATTTTCGTAAATATTGCGATTCTGTCATTTGTTTTGGTCAAAGATGGTGGTGCCAAACTTTGGCTTGTGTTGTCAGCTATTTACATGTTTGTATTCTTAACAAACGAGCACATTGCGGCGAACTTTGCTTCTTTCGCGATTGTGAAATTCAGTGTTGCTGCTGATACTATTGCTAACTTCGGTGTTGGAAATATGCTCCGTCACTGGGGAGTAACCTTCATTGGAAACTTTATCGGAGGCGGCCTCTTGATGGGTCTTCCATATGCCTTCCTCAATAAAAACGAAGATACTTATGTAGATTAA
- a CDS encoding O-acetylhomoserine aminocarboxypropyltransferase/cysteine synthase family protein, with protein sequence MTRDFKFETLQLHAGQVVDPATKSRAVPIYQTTSFVFDDTQEGADLFALRKPGNIYTRITNPTTAAFEERIAALEGGVGALATASGMAAVTYTILALAHAGDHVVAASTIYGGTFNLLKETLPRYGITTTFVDVDNLEEVEAAINNNTKLVLIETLGNPLINIPDLEKLAEIAHKHQIPLVSDNTFATPYLINVFSHGVDIAIHSATKFIGGHGTTIGGVIVDSGRFDWAASGKFPQFVEEDPSYHNLSYTRDVGAAAFIIAVRVQLLRDTGAALSPFNAFLLLQGLETLSLRVERHVQNAEKIVDFLVNHPKVEKVNYPKLADSPYHALAEKYLPKGVGSIFTFHVKGGEEEARKVIDHLEIFSDLANVADAKSLVVHPATTTHGQLSEKDLEAAGVTPNQIRLSIGLENVDDLIEDLRLALEKI encoded by the coding sequence ATGACTCGTGATTTTAAATTTGAAACTTTGCAACTACATGCTGGTCAAGTTGTGGATCCAGCTACTAAGTCTCGTGCAGTGCCGATTTATCAAACAACATCCTTCGTTTTTGATGACACGCAGGAAGGTGCCGATTTGTTTGCCTTGAGAAAACCAGGCAACATTTATACTCGTATCACCAATCCTACAACAGCTGCCTTTGAAGAAAGAATTGCTGCTCTTGAAGGTGGTGTTGGAGCTCTTGCAACAGCATCAGGTATGGCTGCAGTGACTTATACGATTTTAGCGCTTGCCCATGCAGGTGACCATGTAGTGGCTGCTTCGACTATTTACGGTGGAACCTTCAATCTTTTGAAAGAAACCCTTCCTCGTTATGGGATCACAACAACCTTTGTCGATGTGGATAATTTGGAGGAAGTAGAAGCAGCAATCAATAATAATACCAAGCTTGTCTTGATTGAAACCTTGGGCAACCCCTTGATTAACATTCCAGACTTGGAAAAATTGGCAGAGATTGCTCATAAGCATCAGATTCCACTTGTTTCTGACAATACATTTGCTACACCTTATTTGATTAACGTCTTCTCTCACGGCGTAGATATTGCCATTCATTCTGCGACTAAGTTTATCGGTGGGCATGGTACGACTATTGGTGGAGTGATTGTCGATAGCGGTCGTTTTGACTGGGCGGCTTCAGGGAAATTCCCTCAATTTGTTGAGGAAGACCCAAGCTACCACAATTTGAGCTATACTCGTGATGTCGGTGCAGCAGCCTTTATTATAGCTGTCCGTGTTCAATTGCTCCGTGATACAGGTGCAGCCTTGTCACCATTTAATGCCTTTCTCTTGCTCCAAGGACTTGAAACCCTTTCACTTCGTGTGGAACGTCATGTACAAAATGCAGAGAAAATTGTTGATTTCCTTGTCAACCATCCTAAGGTAGAAAAAGTTAACTATCCAAAATTGGCTGATAGTCCTTATCATGCCTTGGCTGAGAAATACTTGCCAAAAGGTGTGGGCTCAATCTTTACCTTCCATGTCAAAGGTGGCGAGGAAGAAGCACGCAAGGTTATTGATCATTTAGAAATCTTTTCTGACCTAGCAAACGTGGCAGATGCTAAATCGCTTGTTGTCCATCCAGCAACAACCACTCACGGTCAATTGTCAGAAAAAGACCTAGAAGCAGCAGGTGTCACACCAAACCAAATTCGCTTGTCTATCGGACTTGAAAAT